Proteins encoded by one window of Polyodon spathula isolate WHYD16114869_AA chromosome 16, ASM1765450v1, whole genome shotgun sequence:
- the zgc:103759 gene encoding U8 snoRNA-decapping enzyme: protein MNFGPVSKQDSLQLKGYRHACHVMIYAPSDEKLFGKIPVRYAVLMQLRFDGRLGFPGGFVDPADSSLEEGLNRELGEELGAALTLGESDHMCTHACSTPPQKLVTHFYTKKLSLAELQDIERGALTATEHGKEVMGLVRVPLFTLRDGIGGLPAFLSNSFVGNARCQLVDALRSLQLVREPWLQLSIKHSHR from the exons ATGAACTTCGGGCCCGTTTCAAAACAGGACTCGTTACAGTTAAAAGGATATCGCCACGCTTGCCACGTCATGATCTACGCACCTTCTGACGAGAAGCTCTTCGGGAAAATTCCAGTAAGATACGCCGTCTtg ATGCAGCTCCGGTTTGACGGGCGGCTGGGGTTCCCTGGCGGGTTTGTGGACCCGGCGGACAGCTCTCTGGAGGAGGGGCTGAACCGCGAGCTGGGGGAGGAGCTGGGGGCAGCGCTGACTCTGGGGGAGTCGGATCACATGTGCACACACGCCTGTAGCACGCCTCCGCAGAAACTCGTAACTCACTTCTATACCAAGAAACTCAGCCTGGCAGAGCTGCAGGATATCGAGAGAGGAGCCTTGACAGCCACGGAGCATGGAAAAGAG GTGATGGGTCTGGTTCGGGTTCCTCTCTTCACTCTACGGGACGGTATTGGGGGTCTCCCTGCCTTCCTGTCGAACTCGTTTGTGGGGAACGCGCGCTGCCAGCTGGTCGACGCTCTGAGGTCACTGCAGCTCGTCCGGGAGCCCTGGCTGCAGCTGTCCATCAAGCACAGCCATCGCTAG